A window from Actinomycetota bacterium encodes these proteins:
- the rpmE gene encoding 50S ribosomal protein L31: protein MKPDVHPEYVVTTVTCTCGETFVTRSTAKSGQIHADVCSQCHPFYTGKQKILDTGGRVARFEKRFGKKDESN from the coding sequence GCCTGACGTTCACCCCGAGTACGTCGTCACGACCGTGACCTGCACCTGCGGCGAGACCTTCGTCACCCGCAGTACGGCCAAGAGCGGCCAGATTCACGCAGACGTCTGCTCGCAGTGCCATCCCTTCTACACCGGAAAGCAGAAGATCCTCGACACTGGCGGCCGAGTGGCTCGCTTCGAGAAGCGCTTCGGCAAGAAGGACGAGAGCAACTAG
- the prfA gene encoding peptide chain release factor 1 encodes MFEACAELVKEYGELELRLSDPAVHGDQTLARNLGRRFAELGPVVAAYRDWSALHDDVVAATELAADDEAFALELPQLLASEQVAAEYLTTLLLPRDPMDDKDVILEIKSGEGGEESALFAGDLARMYLRYAERRGWATEVIEAVESDLGGYKDVAIAVKTRGIPQPGEAPFARLKFEGGVHRVQRVPATESQGRIHTSAAGVLVLPEAEDVEVEIDASDLRIDVYRSSGPGGQSVNTTDSAVRITHLPTGVVVSCQNEKSQLQNKESAMRILRARLLAAAEEAAAKDASDVRRSQVRTVDRSERIRTYNYPENRLNDHRVGFKSHNLDQILDGDIDAVIQACIDADNAAKLAIGGGK; translated from the coding sequence GTGTTTGAAGCCTGTGCCGAGCTCGTGAAGGAGTACGGCGAGCTCGAACTACGGCTGTCTGATCCAGCGGTCCATGGTGATCAAACCCTGGCCCGAAATCTTGGCCGGCGTTTTGCCGAGCTCGGACCCGTCGTTGCTGCATATCGAGACTGGTCTGCCCTGCATGATGATGTCGTGGCTGCCACAGAACTGGCAGCCGATGACGAGGCCTTTGCTCTTGAACTGCCGCAATTGCTGGCAAGTGAGCAGGTGGCTGCGGAGTACCTGACCACCTTGCTGCTTCCGCGGGACCCGATGGATGACAAGGACGTCATCCTTGAGATCAAGTCGGGGGAGGGCGGCGAGGAATCCGCATTGTTCGCTGGAGATCTGGCCCGCATGTATCTGCGCTATGCCGAGCGTCGAGGTTGGGCCACTGAGGTCATCGAAGCCGTCGAGTCAGATCTTGGTGGTTACAAGGATGTTGCCATCGCAGTAAAGACCCGCGGCATTCCCCAGCCGGGTGAGGCGCCTTTTGCCCGTCTGAAGTTCGAAGGTGGCGTTCACCGCGTGCAGCGGGTTCCGGCAACAGAGTCTCAGGGACGCATCCATACCTCGGCCGCGGGAGTGCTCGTGCTGCCTGAAGCTGAAGATGTGGAAGTTGAGATTGACGCGAGTGATCTGCGCATCGATGTGTATCGCTCCTCAGGCCCGGGTGGGCAGAGCGTCAACACGACCGACAGCGCCGTGCGCATTACCCACCTTCCGACGGGGGTTGTGGTCTCCTGTCAGAACGAGAAGAGTCAGCTGCAGAACAAGGAGTCGGCTATGCGCATTCTGCGAGCACGCCTGCTGGCTGCCGCGGAAGAGGCTGCTGCCAAGGATGCATCCGACGTTCGTCGTTCACAGGTCCGCACCGTTGATCGCAGTGAGCGCATCCGCACCTATAACTACCCCGAGAATCGATTGAACGACCACCGCGTCGGATTCAAGTCTCACAACCTGGATCAGATTCTTGACGGAGATATCGACGCCGTGATTCAGGCCTGCATCGACGCCGACAATGCAGCGAAGTTGGCAATAGGCGGCGGCAAGTGA
- a CDS encoding HemK/PrmC family methyltransferase encodes MSFDSVHTTGGRESIRDVLFDAERRLTAAGVPSPSVDAGQIVAFALGIQRNRLILQDSVDSDQRVQIEKLMTQRLSRVPLQHLLGSTGFRRIEVAVGPGVFIPRPETELVTEAAIRELQSQPIGSRIAVDLCSGSGAIAISLGMEVDNSRVHAVELSSDALVWTRRNVDAYVDALAANGSRVEVIQDDAATVADRERPLARLLGQVAVVVSNPPYIPDSMIPREIEVRDHEPKIALYGGEDGLNVVRDVLKTAAMLLSPGGLLVIEHADVQGADAGLRGVPGVAKAMAADYEVAAITGLALGTPVWTDVSDRIDLNGLPRFTIARRAK; translated from the coding sequence GTGAGTTTCGACTCGGTTCACACAACCGGGGGTCGCGAGTCAATTCGCGACGTGCTCTTTGACGCAGAACGACGGCTCACCGCCGCTGGAGTTCCATCACCCTCAGTCGACGCTGGGCAGATTGTCGCCTTCGCCTTGGGTATTCAGCGCAATCGCCTGATCCTGCAGGACTCAGTGGATTCTGACCAGCGGGTGCAGATCGAGAAGCTGATGACTCAGCGACTGTCTCGGGTGCCTTTGCAGCACCTGCTCGGCTCAACGGGGTTTCGTCGCATCGAAGTCGCGGTAGGTCCTGGCGTGTTCATTCCGCGGCCCGAAACAGAGCTCGTGACCGAAGCTGCGATTCGTGAATTGCAGAGCCAACCCATCGGCTCGCGCATAGCGGTCGACCTTTGCAGCGGCAGCGGGGCTATCGCGATCTCACTTGGCATGGAAGTCGACAATTCGCGGGTGCATGCAGTTGAACTCTCCAGTGATGCTCTGGTGTGGACTCGGCGCAATGTGGACGCCTATGTCGATGCCCTCGCAGCCAACGGCTCAAGGGTTGAGGTCATTCAAGATGACGCAGCGACCGTGGCCGATCGCGAACGACCGCTTGCTCGACTGCTCGGGCAGGTTGCAGTAGTCGTCAGCAATCCTCCATATATCCCCGACTCCATGATTCCGCGTGAGATTGAAGTGCGAGATCACGAGCCGAAGATTGCGCTCTACGGCGGCGAAGATGGTTTGAACGTCGTTCGAGATGTGCTGAAGACCGCAGCAATGCTCTTGTCACCTGGCGGACTGCTGGTGATCGAGCATGCCGACGTGCAGGGAGCTGACGCGGGTCTGCGAGGAGTGCCCGGTGTGGCAAAGGCAATGGCTGCTGACTATGAAGTGGCTGCAATCACGGGGCTCGCATTGGGAACTCCGGTGTGGACTGACGTTTCAGATCGCATCGATCTCAATGGGCTGCCCAGATTCACGATTGCTCGACGAGCCAAGTAG
- a CDS encoding L-threonylcarbamoyladenylate synthase, whose product MLILASATGPDRVRAINAAVSAVKRGDLVLLPTESAYALVTDPFSSRGVAALRAAKGQSHDSPLSLMVPSAATVAGIAAGVTPPVNALMQAFWPGPLTLLLRPQPTLAWDLSPDLPIAVRMPLHPVILAVLVRCGPLVVTTANTPGLPAPLSVEAVMEQLGECAALAVDAGELQAADLPSTVLDMSGLDPKVVRQGSLSIVQLQQVAPGIPAEPH is encoded by the coding sequence ATGCTCATCCTTGCCAGCGCCACGGGACCAGATCGCGTGCGAGCAATCAATGCAGCGGTCAGCGCGGTGAAGCGTGGGGATCTTGTACTGCTTCCCACGGAGTCGGCTTACGCGCTGGTGACGGATCCCTTTTCGTCTCGAGGTGTTGCAGCCTTGCGCGCAGCCAAGGGGCAGTCCCATGATTCGCCGCTGTCCTTGATGGTCCCAAGCGCGGCGACTGTCGCGGGGATTGCCGCTGGTGTCACACCGCCGGTCAATGCACTGATGCAGGCCTTCTGGCCAGGTCCGTTGACTTTGCTGCTGAGACCGCAGCCGACCTTGGCCTGGGATCTCTCGCCGGATCTTCCAATCGCTGTCCGTATGCCCTTGCACCCAGTGATCCTGGCGGTACTTGTCAGATGTGGTCCGTTGGTCGTGACAACAGCGAATACGCCAGGTCTGCCCGCCCCGCTCAGCGTCGAAGCCGTGATGGAGCAATTGGGCGAATGTGCCGCACTTGCAGTGGATGCCGGTGAGCTCCAAGCCGCGGACTTGCCCAGCACCGTGCTCGATATGTCTGGCTTGGATCCAAAAGTGGTGCGCCAAGGCTCACTGAGCATCGTCCAGCTCCAGCAAGTCGCCCCCGGAATCCCTGCCGAACCGCACTAG
- the glyA gene encoding serine hydroxymethyltransferase, whose translation MTTTPFWGPDFNALAAEDPEIAHVLLAELERLRGGLQLIASENFTSPAVLAALGSTLSNKYAEGYPGKRYYGGCAEVDVAENIGIARAKELFGADHANLQPHSGASANIAVYGAFAKPGDTVLAMSLPHGGHLTHGSKVNFSGKWFNIVSYGVRQDTEVIDYDEVRALAIQHKPRMIICGATAYPRLIDFEAFRSIADEVGAILMVDAAHFIGLVAGKAIPSPVPFADVVTFTTHKVLRGPRGGMILCRAEHAAAIDKAVFPMMQGGPLMHAVAGKAVALKEAATPEYAAYAKQVIANAQALAAGLADEGMRPVSGGTDTHLALIDLQGLDVTGADAETRCDAARITLNKNAIPYDPQPPAVASGIRVGTPAVTTQGMGVPEMEVIASVIGQVVRDVDGLKTADIAAQVSELVAKFPAYPRP comes from the coding sequence ATGACCACCACACCCTTCTGGGGCCCAGATTTCAACGCACTCGCGGCTGAGGATCCCGAGATCGCCCATGTGCTGTTGGCCGAGCTGGAGCGTCTGCGTGGCGGATTGCAGCTCATCGCGAGTGAGAACTTCACCTCTCCTGCAGTCTTGGCTGCGCTCGGCTCAACTCTGAGCAACAAGTATGCAGAGGGCTACCCAGGCAAGCGCTACTACGGCGGCTGCGCAGAGGTTGATGTTGCCGAGAACATCGGCATCGCCCGTGCCAAGGAGCTGTTCGGCGCTGATCACGCGAACTTGCAGCCGCACAGTGGTGCCAGCGCAAATATCGCTGTCTATGGCGCGTTCGCCAAGCCCGGCGACACTGTGCTGGCGATGAGCCTGCCGCACGGCGGGCACCTGACTCACGGCTCAAAGGTCAATTTCTCCGGCAAGTGGTTCAACATCGTCTCCTATGGCGTCCGTCAGGACACTGAAGTCATTGACTACGACGAGGTGCGTGCGCTGGCCATTCAGCACAAGCCCCGCATGATCATCTGCGGCGCAACGGCCTACCCGCGCCTCATCGACTTCGAAGCGTTCCGATCCATAGCTGACGAGGTTGGCGCGATCCTCATGGTCGATGCGGCGCACTTCATCGGACTGGTCGCCGGCAAGGCGATTCCAAGTCCGGTGCCCTTCGCAGACGTCGTGACCTTCACCACGCACAAGGTGCTGCGCGGACCCCGCGGCGGCATGATCCTTTGCCGGGCTGAGCACGCTGCCGCGATCGACAAGGCCGTCTTCCCGATGATGCAAGGCGGCCCCTTGATGCACGCCGTCGCCGGCAAGGCAGTAGCGCTGAAAGAGGCGGCTACACCGGAGTACGCCGCATACGCCAAGCAGGTCATCGCGAATGCTCAGGCACTTGCGGCGGGCCTGGCAGATGAAGGGATGCGTCCTGTCAGTGGTGGTACCGACACCCATCTGGCGCTCATCGATCTTCAAGGCCTGGATGTCACGGGTGCCGATGCTGAGACGCGCTGCGACGCGGCCCGCATCACCTTGAACAAGAACGCGATTCCCTATGACCCCCAGCCGCCAGCTGTTGCCTCCGGAATCCGAGTAGGCACACCGGCGGTCACCACTCAAGGCATGGGTGTTCCCGAGATGGAAGTCATTGCATCCGTCATCGGACAGGTAGTTCGCGATGTCGACGGGCTCAAGACTGCTGACATCGCGGCGCAGGTGTCCGAGCTGGTCGCCAAGTTCCCGGCCTACCCGCGGCCATAA
- a CDS encoding MraY family glycosyltransferase: protein MREYLLCLLAAAAVTYLTTPVVERIAVRFKVIAEVRDRDVHAESTPRLGGLAMFLGLMTGLLLASKLPKMGSVFGQADTPFALLSAATVIVLLGIVDDKWGLDAPIKLAGQVLAAGLMALQGISVIWLPFGGTFVVDPVTSVLLTVLIVLVSINAINFVDGLDGLAAGIVAVAAGAFFAYSYLLSVELGIARATLATLVSVLLVGMCVGFLPHNTFRARIFMGDTGSMLLGLLLAAATITLTGQIDPSVVAGPALLPTLLPLLIPLAVMAIPLVDLVMAVIRRTRAGRNPFAPDKQHLHHRLLEMGHSQQRAVLLMYAWTGLIAGTAVAVAFVPVGYALAGGALGLGLLIWAVKRPSVSKATSSNQLRTGTLR from the coding sequence TTGCGCGAATACCTCCTGTGCCTGCTCGCCGCCGCCGCGGTGACGTACTTGACCACCCCAGTGGTCGAGCGGATCGCAGTGCGATTCAAGGTGATAGCTGAGGTACGGGATCGCGATGTGCACGCTGAGTCCACGCCACGGCTCGGTGGTTTGGCCATGTTCCTGGGCTTGATGACTGGCCTGCTTCTTGCCAGCAAGCTGCCCAAGATGGGTTCGGTCTTCGGTCAGGCCGACACACCATTTGCTCTGCTTTCAGCCGCGACGGTGATCGTGCTGCTGGGAATCGTGGATGACAAATGGGGCCTGGACGCGCCAATCAAACTGGCCGGACAAGTGCTCGCAGCTGGCTTGATGGCACTTCAGGGCATTTCAGTGATCTGGCTTCCCTTTGGCGGAACCTTCGTCGTGGATCCGGTGACCAGCGTGCTGCTCACCGTGCTCATCGTGTTGGTCAGTATCAATGCCATCAATTTCGTTGATGGACTTGACGGCCTGGCTGCTGGCATTGTCGCGGTGGCAGCTGGAGCGTTCTTTGCCTACTCATACTTGCTATCTGTCGAGCTTGGCATCGCCAGGGCAACCTTGGCCACCCTCGTCTCGGTCCTCTTGGTCGGCATGTGCGTGGGCTTCCTGCCGCACAACACCTTCCGAGCACGCATTTTCATGGGCGATACCGGTTCGATGCTGCTGGGTCTGCTGTTGGCGGCGGCAACCATCACCCTGACCGGTCAGATCGACCCGAGCGTGGTGGCCGGACCAGCGCTGCTGCCCACTTTGCTGCCGCTGCTCATTCCCTTGGCCGTCATGGCCATCCCGCTGGTCGACCTTGTAATGGCCGTCATCCGACGCACTCGGGCCGGGCGCAACCCCTTTGCTCCGGACAAGCAGCACCTGCACCATCGACTCCTGGAGATGGGGCACTCCCAGCAGCGGGCGGTGCTGCTGATGTACGCATGGACCGGTCTGATCGCCGGAACCGCGGTGGCTGTCGCATTTGTCCCAGTTGGCTATGCCTTGGCGGGCGGCGCACTGGGTCTGGGCCTGCTGATCTGGGCGGTCAAGCGTCCAAGCGTGAGCAAAGCCACCTCCTCGAACCAACTACGGACTGGAACTTTGCGCTAG
- the atpB gene encoding F0F1 ATP synthase subunit A — MSAEVVIASGGLDCHLMSGCGFPAPGAEIFQFDAVLTFSIGALEVNISKVSIVIAIMAIVVMGFFTYAFRKPKLVPRGAQNVGELGYTFIRDGIARETMGKEGDKFVPFLFTLFFFIWMLNFAGIVPFLQIPATSTFAIPVAFAIIVYLTWVPLGIYRQGFVGFFKAMMFPPGVPKAMYVLLAPLEFLSNILVRPATHAIRLFANMFAGHLLIATFSIAAFYLISASVVGILGSAASFVVAIALTAFEALIQGLQAYIFTLLTAVYISGALRAEH, encoded by the coding sequence TTGTCAGCTGAAGTCGTGATCGCCTCTGGTGGTCTTGATTGTCACTTGATGTCCGGGTGTGGTTTCCCCGCGCCTGGTGCAGAGATCTTCCAGTTCGATGCTGTGCTGACATTCAGCATCGGTGCCTTGGAAGTGAACATCAGCAAGGTGAGCATCGTCATCGCCATCATGGCAATCGTTGTGATGGGCTTCTTCACCTACGCCTTCCGCAAGCCCAAGTTGGTGCCGCGTGGCGCCCAGAATGTCGGCGAGCTCGGCTACACCTTCATTCGTGATGGCATTGCCCGCGAGACCATGGGCAAGGAGGGCGACAAGTTCGTGCCCTTCCTGTTCACGCTCTTCTTCTTCATCTGGATGCTGAACTTCGCGGGCATCGTTCCGTTCCTTCAGATTCCGGCCACCTCAACCTTCGCCATTCCAGTGGCCTTCGCCATCATCGTGTACCTGACCTGGGTGCCACTGGGCATCTACCGCCAGGGCTTCGTCGGCTTCTTCAAGGCCATGATGTTCCCGCCGGGCGTGCCCAAGGCCATGTACGTACTGCTGGCTCCGCTGGAGTTTCTCTCCAACATCCTCGTCCGTCCCGCCACACACGCCATCCGTCTGTTTGCCAACATGTTCGCTGGCCACCTTCTGATCGCCACCTTCAGCATCGCTGCCTTCTATCTGATCAGCGCGAGCGTGGTGGGCATCCTTGGTTCGGCAGCGTCATTTGTTGTCGCCATCGCCCTGACTGCCTTCGAAGCGCTGATCCAAGGGCTGCAGGCATATATCTTCACGCTACTCACCGCGGTCTACATCAGCGGCGCCTTGCGTGCTGAGCACTGA
- the atpE gene encoding ATP synthase F0 subunit C: protein MSLLAEVTGSIGSIGYGLAAIGPGVGIGIIFGQGVQAIARQPEAYGVIRQNMILGFALAEALALIGFVAPFVYGV, encoded by the coding sequence ATGTCGCTTCTCGCGGAAGTCACCGGCTCCATCGGTTCGATCGGCTATGGCCTCGCAGCCATTGGCCCAGGCGTTGGCATTGGCATCATCTTCGGTCAAGGTGTGCAGGCAATTGCCCGCCAGCCTGAGGCCTATGGCGTCATTCGTCAGAACATGATCTTGGGCTTCGCCCTTGCTGAGGCACTTGCCCTGATCGGCTTCGTGGCTCCGTTCGTCTACGGCGTCTAA
- a CDS encoding F0F1 ATP synthase subunit B produces the protein MFAAVLAATEGEEMPSVLAVPIDELIIGLIAFFVVFGVLAKLALPSIKKMLDERSDTIEGGILRAEEAQAQAATVLEEYKEHLASAREEASAIRTQAQADRTAIIEEARNEARTAAATVTANAEAQIAAERAQATASLTRQVGELAVGLAGKVVGTSLDEDARVRQTVEDFIADLEQQAAR, from the coding sequence ATCTTTGCTGCAGTCCTCGCCGCAACCGAGGGTGAAGAGATGCCGTCTGTGCTGGCGGTGCCTATTGATGAACTCATCATTGGGCTCATCGCCTTCTTCGTCGTGTTCGGTGTGCTGGCCAAGCTGGCTCTTCCTTCCATCAAGAAGATGCTCGACGAGCGCAGCGACACCATCGAAGGCGGCATTCTTCGCGCTGAAGAGGCACAGGCGCAGGCAGCCACTGTCCTTGAGGAATACAAGGAGCATCTTGCCTCGGCCCGCGAAGAGGCCTCGGCCATTCGCACCCAGGCACAGGCTGACCGCACCGCGATCATCGAAGAGGCTCGCAATGAGGCTCGCACGGCCGCAGCAACTGTCACAGCAAATGCTGAGGCACAGATCGCTGCCGAGCGCGCTCAGGCAACCGCGTCACTGACACGTCAGGTTGGCGAGCTCGCCGTCGGACTGGCTGGCAAGGTCGTGGGCACATCCTTGGATGAGGATGCCCGCGTTCGCCAGACTGTCGAAGACTTCATCGCTGACCTCGAGCAGCAGGCGGCACGCTGA
- a CDS encoding F0F1 ATP synthase subunit delta, with translation MLGASRGSMSHQVEVLEARRTSPGFDLLAQELFSVADLLGREKLLRNALADSGQSEQSRVALATEVFSSRVSALATEVLIQIIGDRWSTDQDLVLAIEELATQAAFGVADTNGQLDATEEEIFLFGRAIDESSTLQMALTDPSSPADTKASIVRDLLAGRATAATEQVLAYTVGHLHGRRIDSVIEHLCDLAARQRDRVVAEVRVARPLDADHTRRLADALSRINGRTVRLNVAVDPSVLGGVYVKVGDEVIDGTIAAKLEQARRVVLG, from the coding sequence ATGCTTGGTGCCAGTCGCGGCTCGATGAGCCATCAGGTTGAGGTCCTTGAAGCACGGCGCACAAGCCCGGGCTTTGACCTCTTGGCACAGGAGTTGTTCTCCGTTGCTGACCTGCTTGGACGCGAGAAGCTGCTGCGCAATGCGTTGGCTGACTCCGGTCAGTCGGAGCAGTCTCGAGTTGCCTTGGCGACTGAGGTCTTCTCCTCCCGCGTGAGCGCACTGGCAACCGAAGTCCTCATCCAGATCATTGGCGACCGCTGGTCGACCGACCAGGATCTGGTACTGGCAATCGAGGAACTCGCCACGCAGGCGGCATTTGGCGTCGCCGACACCAACGGCCAACTTGATGCCACCGAAGAGGAGATCTTCCTGTTCGGACGCGCTATCGATGAGTCCTCAACTCTGCAGATGGCACTGACTGATCCGTCGTCACCTGCAGATACCAAGGCATCCATCGTGCGCGATCTCCTTGCTGGCCGCGCCACCGCGGCCACCGAGCAGGTGCTGGCCTACACGGTTGGCCACCTGCACGGTCGACGCATCGATTCGGTCATCGAGCACCTCTGCGATCTGGCTGCTCGTCAGCGCGATCGCGTTGTCGCTGAGGTGCGCGTTGCCCGTCCGCTGGATGCTGATCACACCCGTCGTCTTGCCGATGCGCTGAGCCGCATCAATGGACGCACAGTTCGACTCAATGTCGCTGTGGACCCCTCGGTCCTCGGCGGCGTGTACGTCAAGGTTGGCGATGAGGTCATTGATGGCACCATCGCAGCCAAGCTCGAGCAAGCCCGCCGAGTCGTACTCGGATAA
- the atpA gene encoding F0F1 ATP synthase subunit alpha yields MTELTIRPEEIRDAIERNVAAYSPATAREEVGRVIETGDGIARVEGLHSAMTNELLEFEGGLLGLALNLDIREIGVVLLGDGSKIEEGQAVRRTGEVLSVPIGDGFMGRVVDPLGMPIDGLGPIEAEGRRALEIQAPSVVQRQPVKEPLLTGIKAIDAMTAIGRGQRQLIIGDRQTGKTAVCLDTILNQREAWLTGDPKKQVRCIYVAIGQKGSTIASVKGALEEYGALEYTTIVASPASDPAGFKYLAPYTGSAIGQHWMYQGKNVLIVFDDLSKQAEAYRAVSLLLRRPPGREAYPGDVFYLHSRLLERCAKLSEELGGGSMTGLPIIETKANDVSAYIPTNVISITDGQCFLESDLFNSGVRPAINVGISVSRVGGSAQPKAMRKVAGRLRLDLAQFRELEAFAAFGSDLDATSKAQLGRGSRLVELLKQPQYAPQSMEREVVSVWAGTTGQLDEVPVEDIRRFDKEFLEYIDRAQPGVFDAIRTTTDLSDDTVSVLETAMAAFKREFTTHAGHLLVNDEPVGAVADEEIDHAKVTRTVRG; encoded by the coding sequence ATGACGGAGCTGACGATCCGACCGGAAGAAATCCGGGATGCGATCGAGCGGAACGTCGCGGCGTACTCGCCCGCAACCGCCCGAGAAGAAGTTGGTCGTGTCATCGAAACTGGTGACGGCATCGCACGCGTGGAGGGTCTCCACTCAGCGATGACCAACGAGTTGTTGGAGTTCGAGGGCGGCCTTCTTGGTCTGGCCTTGAACCTGGACATTCGTGAAATCGGTGTGGTGCTGCTGGGTGATGGCTCCAAGATCGAAGAAGGTCAAGCAGTGCGCCGCACCGGCGAAGTGCTGTCCGTGCCGATCGGTGATGGCTTCATGGGTCGCGTTGTCGATCCCCTTGGCATGCCGATCGATGGCCTTGGCCCGATCGAAGCTGAAGGCCGTCGTGCCCTGGAGATTCAGGCACCCTCGGTTGTGCAGCGCCAGCCGGTGAAGGAGCCGCTGCTCACTGGCATCAAGGCAATCGATGCCATGACCGCCATTGGCCGCGGCCAGCGTCAGCTGATCATCGGTGACCGCCAGACCGGCAAGACGGCGGTCTGCCTGGACACCATCTTGAATCAGCGTGAGGCCTGGCTGACCGGAGATCCCAAGAAGCAGGTGCGGTGCATCTACGTGGCGATCGGCCAGAAGGGCTCCACCATCGCCTCGGTCAAGGGCGCTCTTGAGGAGTACGGCGCTCTTGAGTACACAACGATCGTCGCCTCACCAGCCTCTGACCCTGCCGGCTTCAAGTACCTGGCTCCGTACACCGGTTCGGCGATCGGCCAGCACTGGATGTACCAGGGCAAGAACGTCCTCATCGTCTTTGATGACCTCTCCAAGCAGGCTGAGGCCTACCGCGCCGTTTCCCTGCTCCTTCGTCGCCCACCGGGCCGCGAGGCGTACCCCGGTGACGTCTTCTACTTGCACAGCCGTCTCCTTGAGCGCTGCGCCAAGCTGTCCGAAGAGCTCGGTGGCGGCTCGATGACTGGTCTTCCGATCATCGAGACCAAGGCAAATGACGTCTCGGCCTATATCCCGACCAACGTCATCTCGATCACCGATGGTCAGTGCTTCTTGGAGTCTGACCTCTTCAACTCCGGTGTTCGTCCGGCAATCAACGTCGGCATCTCGGTGTCGCGCGTGGGCGGCTCAGCTCAGCCCAAGGCGATGCGCAAGGTTGCCGGTCGTCTTCGTCTGGATCTGGCTCAGTTCCGTGAGCTTGAGGCCTTCGCCGCTTTCGGCTCCGACCTTGACGCCACGTCAAAGGCCCAGCTTGGTCGCGGATCACGCTTGGTCGAACTGCTCAAGCAGCCGCAGTACGCACCGCAGTCGATGGAGCGCGAAGTCGTGTCCGTATGGGCCGGCACCACGGGCCAGCTCGATGAGGTTCCTGTCGAGGACATTCGCCGCTTCGACAAGGAGTTCCTGGAGTACATCGACCGTGCGCAGCCAGGTGTGTTCGATGCCATTCGGACCACCACTGATCTCTCGGACGACACGGTTTCGGTTCTGGAAACCGCGATGGCGGCCTTCAAGCGTGAGTTCACCACGCATGCGGGTCACCTCTTGGTCAACGATGAGCCAGTTGGCGCTGTGGCCGATGAAGAAATCGACCACGCCAAGGTCACCCGGACTGTTCGGGGCTAA
- a CDS encoding F0F1 ATP synthase subunit gamma, whose amino-acid sequence MGAQQRVFRRRIRSVSATKKITKAMELIASSRIVKAQQRLDAALPYLKQLLAAISAAATGASDVAKHPLMANPENRTKAAVLVVTADRGLAGAYSANTLREAEALYTNLRENGVTSIPFVVGRKGVSYYRFRERAMGGEYTGFTDQPTYADAKRIGEDLLNAFLTPVEEGGVDEIHIVYTHFINMGTQDVRILRVLPLEVVDEVIEKDSALPFPLYEFEPDAETVLDGLLPQYIQHSVYTALLLAAASEHAARRRAMKSATDNAEELIRTLTRQANQARQAEITQEISEIVGGADALASS is encoded by the coding sequence ATGGGTGCACAGCAGAGGGTCTTCCGCCGACGGATTCGTTCCGTCAGCGCGACCAAGAAGATCACGAAGGCGATGGAGCTCATTGCTTCATCGCGCATCGTGAAGGCGCAGCAGCGCCTTGATGCTGCATTGCCGTACCTCAAGCAGTTGCTTGCCGCAATCAGTGCAGCCGCAACGGGTGCGTCAGATGTGGCCAAGCATCCGCTGATGGCCAATCCGGAAAATCGTACGAAGGCCGCGGTGTTGGTCGTCACTGCTGACCGCGGGCTTGCTGGAGCATATTCAGCCAACACCCTGCGTGAAGCTGAGGCGCTGTACACGAACCTTCGCGAGAACGGTGTCACCTCGATCCCATTCGTGGTCGGTCGCAAGGGAGTGTCGTACTACCGCTTCCGCGAGCGTGCGATGGGTGGGGAGTACACCGGCTTCACTGATCAGCCCACCTACGCTGATGCCAAGCGCATCGGTGAGGATCTCCTCAACGCGTTCCTCACGCCCGTTGAAGAAGGCGGTGTCGATGAGATTCACATCGTCTACACGCATTTCATCAACATGGGCACTCAGGATGTGCGCATCCTGCGTGTGCTTCCCCTTGAGGTCGTCGATGAGGTCATTGAGAAGGATTCGGCCCTGCCATTCCCGCTCTATGAATTCGAACCCGATGCCGAGACTGTGCTTGACGGATTGCTTCCGCAGTACATCCAGCATTCGGTCTACACCGCGCTGCTGCTTGCCGCAGCCTCAGAACATGCCGCGCGTCGTCGTGCAATGAAGTCCGCAACGGATAATGCCGAGGAACTCATTCGCACGTTGACTCGTCAGGCAAACCAGGCCCGTCAGGCCGAGATCACCCAAGAAATCAGCGAGATCGTTGGCGGCGCAGACGCGCTCGCCTCGAGCTAG